The following are encoded together in the Phragmites australis chromosome 19, lpPhrAust1.1, whole genome shotgun sequence genome:
- the LOC133900663 gene encoding putative clathrin assembly protein At1g33340: protein MKVFKGKIWAAIGSIMDHAGTASTKASSAAVPDRALLADIEAAIERCTGSGGRGNDDRHVHEILFLVSNAPGAITFLSRRITARLEAARAPAAALRSLLLVHRLLRAGDRYFEQDLRGLWASRDLRVDAPQCSCSPFAAGVDYVSAGAAAATGAFTFVQGYSAYLEERMQWVINQAGNLEPARPPPPHHDGKLQPLPSSSHDADAETLLFKLSMCQRLLDLAIQLMPDNNTSTSAAARSAFGIVLRESFKVYDAFTEGLDAMLLRSRSLAGLSKPLRVSAHEILRKACTQTPELKEFYQKCKRSNASKSLEYPLVRVVTPAQASTMEPVQLNREEDGLEEAEAEAGDDGGGAPFARKMETTVSTVWVEFDDETTSR from the coding sequence ATGAAGGTGTTCAAGGGAAAGATTTGGGCAGCCATAGGGTCGATCATGGACCACGCGGGCACGGCATCCACCAAGGCCTCCTCGGCGGCCGTCCCGGACCGGGCGCTACTCGCTGACATCGAGGCGGCCATCGAGCGGTgcaccggcagcggcggcagggGCAACGACGACCGGCACGTCCACGAGATCCTCTTCCTCGTCTCCAACGCGCCGGGCGCGATCACCTTCCTCTCCCGCCGCATCACGGCGCGCCTCGAGGCCGCGCGCGCCCCGGCCGCCGCGCTCCGGTCGCTGCTCCTCGTCCACCGCCTCCTGCGCGCCGGCGATCGCTACTTCGAGCAGGACCTCCGCGGCCTCTGGGCGTCCCGCGACCTCCGCGTTGACGCGCCACAGTGCAGCTGCTCACCCTTCGCCGCCGGCGTCGACTACGTCAGCGccggcgccgctgccgccacGGGCGCCTTCACCTTCGTCCAGGGCTACTCGGCCTACCTCGAGGAGCGCATGCAGTGGGTGATCAACCAGGCCGGCAACCTGGagcccgcgcggccgccgccgcctcaccACGACGGCAAGCTCCAGCCCcttccctcctcctcccacgacgccgacgccgagacACTCCTTTTCAAGCTCTCCATGTGCCAAAGGCTGCTCGACCTCGCCATCCAGCTAATGCCGGACAACAACACGAGCaccagcgccgccgcccggtCGGCCTTCGGCATTGTGCTCCGGGAGAGCTTCAAGGTCTACGACGCGTTCACGGAAGGTCTCGACGCGATGCTGCTGCGATCGAGGAGCCTCGCTGGACTAAGCAAGCCCCTGAGGGTCTCGGCTCACGAAATACTGAGGAAGGCGTGCACGCAGACGCCGGAGCTCAAGGAGTTCTACCAGAAGTGCAAGAGGAGCAACGCGAGCAAGAGCCTCGAGTACCCTCTAGTCAGGGTCGTCACGCCGGCGCAGGCCTCGACGATGGAGCCCGTGCAGCTGAACCGCGAAGAAGACGGCCTGGAGGAAGCTGAGGCGGAGGCAGGCGACGACGGTGGTGGCGCGCCGTTTGCGCGCAAGATGGAGACGACGGTCAGCACGGTGTGGGTCGAGTTCGACGACGAGACGACCAGCAGATAG